A region of Toxorhynchites rutilus septentrionalis strain SRP chromosome 1, ASM2978413v1, whole genome shotgun sequence DNA encodes the following proteins:
- the LOC129761140 gene encoding uncharacterized protein LOC129761140, with product MATGAEQFADNFQAEYDALELPVRLDNLAALWTEFNSVQSELEVLEDVDAYLKDRTEFNRCYYRTKVHTGITNCIKNDNVSRRVLLATAVVLLVDDNGGEFPVRALLDSGSECCFVTERVSQRMHIKRRKVNLPIAGIGRSSTQVRFMFRSMLKSRHSDYSAEIDLYVLPRVTVDLPSVSVDVSTWDIPNGIQLADPSFYKPSNIDVIIGAELFFDIFNPSKRILLGNSLPWLINSKVGWIVSGNTHQKYTNIPFACNIATTSDLHRDMERFWSIEDDSMKAFSPQETACENYFADTTSREPDGRYTVRLPFKKEFVHNLGDNKQTALRRFRHIESRFNRNPTLAKEYRDFVDEYLRLGHMQQIEKVQTTTPSSFFLPHHPVIREDHTTTKVRVVFDASCKSATGLSLNDILEVGPVIQDDLRSIVMRSRLHSFLLIADITKMFRQINLHHKDTPYQRIFWRSSSSEPVRMYELKTVTYGTASAPYLATRVLKQLAKDEEQNYPLASRATLVDFYMDDFVSGTSTIYEAIELHNQMDSMFKSAGMQLRKWACNSSEILKHIPENNRALESSVGLDKDKSIKTLGLHWEPMTDRLKYMIQLEPDDVTQPITKRTTLSCIARIFDPLGLVGPVVVTAKIFMQILWSLREENGKVYDWDCELPTDIKNQWNTFYMQLDRLNELRIERQVILPDATSIEMHISSDASEHAYGACVYLRTANSLGEIKVALLTSRSKVSLLKQLSIPRLELCAALIAAELHQKVLDSLRLEIVTNFWVDSTTVLSWLKCTPSTWTTFVANRVSKIQHATPNCKWSHVAGSENPADIISRGLSTTELITSRLWWEGPQWLVQDRKFWPVQKPIGLGDSQISAEIRKSTHSAAVEQQSFAETYISRFSN from the exons ATGGCGACGGGAGCTGAGC AATTCGCCGACAATTTCCAAGCAGAATATGATGCACTGGAACTTCCTGTTCGTTTAGATAACCTAGCTGCATTATGGACGGAGTTTAACTCAGTGCAGTCCGAATTGGAGGTTTTGGAAGACGTGGATGCGTATCTGAAGGATCGCACCGAGTTCAACAGATGCTATTACCGCACTAAAG TGCATACAGGAATCACGAATTGTATAAAAAATGATAACGTTAGTCGCAGAGTTCTACTAGCCACAGCAGTTGTCCTGTTAGTAGATGATAATGGTGGTGAGTTTCCTGTTAGAGCCTTACTGGACTCTGGAAGCGAGTGTTGCTTCGTTACGGAACGTGTGAGTCAGCGGATGCACATAAAACGCAGAAAGGTGAATTTACCAATAGCAGGAATAGGTCGATCCTCAACGCAAGTACGTTTCATGTTCCGGTCGATGCTCAAATCCCGACATAGCGATTATTCTGCTGAGATTGATCTATATGTTCTTCCTCGGGTTACTGTAGACTTGCCTAGTGTCTCAGTAGACgtatcaacatgggacattCCAAACGGAATTCAATTAGCTGATCCCTCGTTCTACAAACCGAGTAACATTGATGTTATTATAGGGGCAGAGCTATTCTTCGATATTTTCAACCCGTCGAAACGTATATTATtgggaaattcattaccatgGTTAATAAACTCGAAGGTTGGCTGGATCGTCTCCGGCAACACACATCAGAAGTACACAAATATCCCATTTGCATGTAACATTGCTACTACATCAGATCTGCACCGTGATATGGAGCGTTTTTGGTCCATCGAAGATGATTCGATGAAGGCATTCTCACCTCAAGAAACAGCGTGTGAAAATTATTTCGCGGACACGACATCTCGTGAACCAGATGGTCGATACACGGTTCGCCTTCCTTTCAAAAAGGAATTTGTGCACAACCTTGGAGATAATAAACAAACCGCTCTTCGCCGTTTTCGGCACATTGAAAGCCGCTTCAATCGAAATCCAACTCTTGCCAAGGAATACCGAGATTTCGTGGACGAGTATTTAAGACTCGGTCATATGCAACAAATTGAGAAAGTTCAAACTACTACACCATCTTCATTCTTTCTTCCACATCATCCGGTCATCCGTGAAGACCACACAACGACCAAGGTTCGCGTCGTGTTCGACGCATCGTGCAAGAGTGCAACTGGTTTGTCATTGAATGACATCCTGGAAGTTGGACCAGTAATCCAGGACGATCTACGCTCAATTGTTATGAGATCGCGGTTGCATTCTTTTTTACTGATTGCAGACATAACAAAAATGTTTCGTCAGATAAATCTCCACCATAAAGACACACCTTACCAAAGGATATTTTGGCGTTCCTCATCATCGGAGCCAGTTCGAATGTATGAATTAAAAACCGTCACATATGGCACTGCATCAGCCCCATATCTTGCCACTCGTGTACTCAAACAGTTGGCGAAGGACGAGGAACAAAATTATCCACTTGCATCCAGAGCCACACTGGTTGACTTTTACATGGATGATTTCGTTTCTGGTACAAGCACTATATACGAGGCAATCGAACTCCATAACCAGATGGATTCCATGTTCAAATCTGCTGGCATGCAACTCCGAAAATGGGCATGCAACTCATCGGAAATTTTAAAGCATATTCCTGAAAACAATCGAGCATTAGAATCATCTGTTGGCCTTGATAAGGACAAGTCGATCAAAACATTGGGTTTGCATTGGGAACCCATGACTGATAGATTGAAATACATGATACAACTGGAGCCCGACGATGTTACACAGCCAATAACGAAACGTACAACGCTTTCTTGCATTGCGCGGATATTTGATCCGTTAGGATTAGTCGGCCCGGTGGTGGTTACTGCAAAAATATTCATGCAGATTTTATGGAGTCTGAGAGAGGAAAATGGAAAGGTATACGACTGGGATTGCGAATTGCCCACAGACATTAAAAATCAATGGAATACATTCTACATGCAATTGGATCGTCTTAACGAATTGCGTATCGAACGACAAGTGATACTTCCGGATGCAACTTCTATCGAAATGCATATTTCCTCTGACGCTTCTGAGCACGCTTACGGAGCGTGCGTATACTTACGCACAGCAAACAGTTTAGGCGAAATCAAGGTTGCACTTCTTACGTCACGTTCCAAGGTGTCGCTACTGAAACAATTAAGTATCCCACGCTTGGAATTGTGTGCAGCTTTGATTGCCGCTGAATTGCATCAAAAGGTATTGGATTCCTTACGTCTGGAAATAGTGACCAATTTCTGGGTCGATTCAACGACTGTGTTGAGTTGGTTAAAATGTACTCCTTCTACATGGACCACCTTTGTGGCCAATAGGGTCTCCAAAATCCAACATGCCACTCCCAACTGCAAGTGGAGTCATGTTGCTGGCAGCGAAAACCCTGCTGATATTATTTCGAGGGGACTCTCGACGACGGAGTTGATCACTAGTAGGCTCTGGTGGGAAGGTCCTCAGTGGTTAGTACAAGACAGAAAATTCTGGCCTGTGCAAAAACCTATAGGTCTTGGTGATTCACAAATATCCGCCGAAATCAGAAAGTCCACACATTCTGCTGCTGTGGAACAACAATCGTTCGCCGAAACATACATCTCAAGGTTCTCCAACTAA